The Streptomyces tubercidicus DNA segment GGCGGCTCGTCCATGAACGGCATGAACTTGTCGGGGAAGCCGGGCATGGTGCAGGCGATACAGATACCGCCGACGTTCGGGCAGCCGCCGATGCCGTCCATCCAGCCCCGCTTGGGCACGTTGCATTTGACCACGGGACCCCAGCATCCGAGCTTCACCAGACACTTGGGCGAGTCGTAGGTGGTGGCGAACTGGCCCTGCTCGTAGTAGCCGGCCCGGTCACAGCCCTCGTGCACGGTCTCCCCGAAGAGCCAGGTGGGCCGCAGCTGGTCGTCCAGCGGGATCATCGGGGCCGCGCCGGTCGCCTGGTAGAGCAGATAGGTCAGCGTCTCGGAGAAGTTGTCCGGCTGGATCGGGCAGCCCGGCACACAGACGATCGGGATCCCGGCCTTGGACGTCCAGTCCCAGCCGAGGTAGTCGGGCACGCCCATGGCTCCGGTCGGGTTGCCCGCCATCGCATGGATACCGCCGTACGTGGCGCAGGTACCGATCGCCACCACGGCGAGCGCCTTGGGGGCGAGCCGGTCGATCCACTCACTGGTGGTGATCGGCTGGCCGGTCTCCGGGTCATCGCCGAAGCCGCACCAGTAACCCTCCGGCTTGATGGACTCGTTGGGAATGGACCCCTCGACGACCAGCACGAACGGGTCGATTTCGCCGCGTTCGCCCTTGAAGAACCACTCGATGAAGGTGTCCGCACCACCGACCGGACCGCTTTCGAAATCGATCAGTGGCCAGTGGACGGCGATCTTGGGCAGCCCCGGCAGCACACTGAGCGCGATCTCCTCAATGCTCGGCTGCGTCGCGGCGGTGAGCGACACGGAGTCGCCATCGCAGCTCAGGCCGGCGTTGATCCAGAGAATGTGGATCGGGGACTCGTCCTCGGCGGACGGCTTTCCGTTCGCAGCGGCCTTGTCGGCCACGCTCGAAGCTGCAGACATGGGGATGTCTCCTAGGCAGATATGCAACGAAAGCGCTCATTCAAGGCTTCCATCCACCTTGGTAACACCGATCCGGAGACACCGGGCGGTCGCCAGGGGCCGTTCCGGTGACACACCACCCGAGCGTCCGAACCGCAGGCCAGAGCGGCACGGTGGGTCACCATCGGCCGCCCGCCGCGGGTCCCGCTCCCCGACGACAGCACGCCCCCGGCGCACGGTGCGCCGGGGGCGTGCTGTCATGGCGAGGTCGTCCGCGGCTGCCCTGTCTCGGGTCGGAACGGGCCGTCAGCCCAGGGCTCCGGCCTCCACCGCGGTCACATCGAACCGTCCGCCGCACACCCGCAGTCCACGGCTGCCGGTGGTCATCGGCTCCTTGGAGCCGGGCGGGTAGACGAAGACCAGCTGCGAATCGGCCCAGCACGGGGTGTCCGAGACGCCCTCGTTGAGGGTGTGCAGCAGGGCGTGCGCGCTCTGGCCGGGCTGGAGCCGGACGACAGCGCCCGCGCCGCCCCCGCGGGTGGCGGGCTTGCCGACGGGAGAGCCGTCCCGGTTGATCAGCGAGACCCCCGGGAAGCCACGCAGCGAACAGGCCTTCTTGCCCTTGTTCGTGAAGACGAGGGGGTAGCGGATGTTGCCCGCACCCGCGTCGGCGGCGCCCAGGCGCAGCGACATATTGGCGGCGGTGCAGCGGTCCGAGGTCGCCTCTGCGGAGGTGTGGGCCTCCGCGGCGCTCGGGGCCTTGCCCGTCGGCTTGCCCCCGGGCGGGGCCGCCGACTTCCCCGACGGACGCTGCCCGCCGGTGCCGGACTGTTCCTTCGCACCGGACGCCTGTGCACTGCCCTCGGACGACGGGGAGCCGCCGGTTGCCTTGTCGTGGGACGTGGCGGAGGCGGCCGACGAGGGGCGGGAGGCGGCGTCCGGGCCGCCCTCACAGGCGGTGAGCGCAAGCGCCGCGACAGCGATCAGCGAGCCGGCGGCGACACGACGACCGCGGCCGAGCGACTTGGTGGTGAGCGACATAAGTGTCCCCCTCGTCTGGTAGGAGCGAGCTCTCGTAGTGGGGTGCGGTCCGTCCGTTGCTCTTCTCAG contains these protein-coding regions:
- a CDS encoding hydrogenase expression protein HypE; the encoded protein is MSAASSVADKAAANGKPSAEDESPIHILWINAGLSCDGDSVSLTAATQPSIEEIALSVLPGLPKIAVHWPLIDFESGPVGGADTFIEWFFKGERGEIDPFVLVVEGSIPNESIKPEGYWCGFGDDPETGQPITTSEWIDRLAPKALAVVAIGTCATYGGIHAMAGNPTGAMGVPDYLGWDWTSKAGIPIVCVPGCPIQPDNFSETLTYLLYQATGAAPMIPLDDQLRPTWLFGETVHEGCDRAGYYEQGQFATTYDSPKCLVKLGCWGPVVKCNVPKRGWMDGIGGCPNVGGICIACTMPGFPDKFMPFMDEPPGGKISSTASSAYGSVVRRLRSITARTVDHEPKWRHRGDQLTTGYRKPW
- a CDS encoding DUF4232 domain-containing protein; the protein is MSLTTKSLGRGRRVAAGSLIAVAALALTACEGGPDAASRPSSAASATSHDKATGGSPSSEGSAQASGAKEQSGTGGQRPSGKSAAPPGGKPTGKAPSAAEAHTSAEATSDRCTAANMSLRLGAADAGAGNIRYPLVFTNKGKKACSLRGFPGVSLINRDGSPVGKPATRGGGAGAVVRLQPGQSAHALLHTLNEGVSDTPCWADSQLVFVYPPGSKEPMTTGSRGLRVCGGRFDVTAVEAGALG